One stretch of Gemmatimonadaceae bacterium DNA includes these proteins:
- the dnaJ gene encoding molecular chaperone DnaJ: MADFYSVLGVVRTASDEDIKKAYRKLAMTYHPDRNAGSKDAEEKFKEITEAYDVLRDPQKRAAYDRYGEAGLRGGAGAAGFHHVDLSEALGIFMRDFGLGGFEELFGGVAGGGRTAGSVRTGADVRITIPLTLAEVEAGVEKKVTAKLLDTCGPCQGTGAEPGTRVETCPSCGGAGEVRRAQRSFFGQFLTVVPCPTCKGDGTIIQAPCKKCRGEGRVRAERELSIQIPAGVATGQYMTMRAAGNAGARGGQRGDVHVVFEVAEDPRFERDGEDLFTEVLVTYPQLALGADINVPTVTSSVSLRVPPGTHSGQMFHLKSRGLPRVNANGTGDLHVRVQLWTPDRLSDEEERLIKQLATVQASVPVGGREKSFWAKMKEALGA; this comes from the coding sequence ATGGCAGATTTCTACTCCGTGCTCGGCGTGGTCCGCACGGCATCGGACGAGGACATCAAGAAGGCCTATCGCAAGCTGGCGATGACCTACCACCCCGACCGCAATGCCGGGTCCAAGGACGCCGAGGAGAAGTTCAAGGAGATCACCGAGGCATACGACGTGCTGCGCGATCCGCAGAAACGCGCCGCGTATGACCGGTATGGTGAAGCGGGGCTGCGCGGCGGGGCCGGGGCGGCGGGGTTCCACCATGTGGATCTCTCCGAAGCGCTCGGCATCTTCATGCGCGACTTCGGCCTCGGTGGCTTCGAGGAGTTGTTCGGCGGCGTCGCCGGTGGGGGACGGACGGCTGGCAGTGTGCGCACCGGCGCGGACGTGCGCATCACCATTCCGCTCACCCTGGCCGAGGTCGAGGCCGGGGTGGAGAAGAAGGTCACGGCCAAGCTGCTCGACACGTGCGGGCCCTGTCAGGGCACGGGCGCGGAGCCCGGAACGCGCGTGGAAACGTGCCCCAGTTGCGGGGGGGCGGGCGAGGTGCGGCGGGCGCAGCGGTCGTTCTTCGGGCAGTTCCTCACCGTCGTGCCATGCCCCACCTGCAAGGGCGATGGCACGATCATCCAGGCGCCGTGCAAGAAGTGCCGTGGTGAGGGCCGTGTGCGCGCTGAGCGGGAGTTGAGCATCCAGATTCCGGCCGGGGTGGCCACGGGGCAGTACATGACCATGCGCGCGGCGGGGAACGCCGGTGCGCGGGGCGGCCAGCGTGGCGACGTGCACGTGGTGTTCGAGGTGGCCGAGGATCCCCGATTCGAGCGCGATGGCGAGGATCTCTTCACCGAAGTGCTGGTCACCTATCCGCAGCTCGCGCTCGGCGCAGACATCAACGTGCCGACGGTCACGTCGAGCGTGTCGCTGCGCGTGCCGCCGGGAACGCACAGCGGGCAGATGTTCCACCTCAAGTCGCGCGGGTTGCCGCGCGTGAACGCCAACGGCACCGGCGACCTCCACGTGCGCGTGCAATTGTGGACTCCCGATCGCCTGAGCGACGAAGAGGAACGGCTCATCAAACAACTGGCGACGGTGCAGGCGAGCGTGCCCGTGGGAGGGCGCGAGAAGAGCTTCTGGGCCAAGATGAAAGAAGCGCTGGGTGCGTGA
- a CDS encoding 50S ribosomal protein L11 methyltransferase → MNWTTVRVRPAVHRDEVLAAIFAAGAGGVHEDGDAFVTQVDEAVDIEALIAAIGRADPGATVETAPLPAVDWTEAWKRGVTAHDVGALTVTPPWLAEGRDRARTIVIEPEMAFGTGEHATTRGVLALAQGVLRRGDRVADLGAGSAVLSIAAAKLGAVSVAAIELDPDAIANAEWNVAANGAADRVTVILGDAAVLLPLVAPVDVVLANILSTVIRGLLPAIGAALAPGGRVVLSGIMTSERDEMRAVLGTSGWRVTAEYEEEAWWSVAAVRA, encoded by the coding sequence GTGAACTGGACCACCGTACGGGTGCGGCCGGCGGTGCACCGCGACGAGGTGCTGGCGGCGATATTCGCGGCCGGGGCGGGTGGCGTGCACGAGGACGGCGATGCCTTCGTCACGCAAGTGGACGAGGCCGTCGATATTGAAGCACTCATAGCGGCCATCGGCCGGGCCGACCCCGGGGCGACGGTCGAGACGGCGCCGCTCCCGGCGGTGGACTGGACCGAGGCGTGGAAGCGCGGTGTCACGGCCCACGACGTGGGTGCGCTCACCGTCACGCCGCCCTGGCTGGCCGAAGGGCGCGACCGCGCGCGTACCATCGTCATCGAGCCCGAGATGGCGTTCGGCACCGGCGAGCATGCCACCACGCGCGGCGTGCTCGCCCTGGCGCAGGGGGTACTGCGGCGCGGCGATCGCGTGGCCGACCTCGGAGCCGGAAGCGCGGTGCTGTCCATTGCGGCGGCGAAGCTCGGCGCGGTGAGCGTTGCCGCCATAGAGCTGGACCCGGACGCGATTGCCAACGCCGAATGGAACGTGGCGGCGAACGGCGCCGCCGATCGCGTGACCGTGATTCTCGGCGATGCGGCGGTGCTGCTGCCGCTCGTCGCACCGGTGGACGTGGTGCTCGCCAACATCCTGTCGACGGTCATCCGTGGGCTGCTTCCGGCCATCGGCGCCGCGCTGGCGCCGGGCGGGCGCGTCGTGTTGAGCGGCATCATGACGTCGGAGCGCGACGAGATGCGGGCCGTGCTCGGGACCAGCGGCTGGCGCGTCACCGCCGAATACGAGGAGGAGGCGTGGTGGAGCGTCGCGGCGGTTCGAGCCTAG
- a CDS encoding RsmE family RNA methyltransferase — translation MVERRGGSSLATFFVEGTLGSGVPVSLSEAAAKHARVRRLEVGDEVRLTDGRGTVAMGALIRLDHRAGEVEVASCARVPRPSPLALLVPVADRDRMLWLAEKAAELAVTDWRPVLYVRSRSVSPRGEGEAFARKVRARMIGALEQSGGAWLPAIHNEASLGEALAACADARGLVLDADGAALPSLAPFGATAIAVGPEGGLEPAERDELAACGWRAASLGGTTLRFETAGVAAAAMVRAAQGR, via the coding sequence GTGGTGGAGCGTCGCGGCGGTTCGAGCCTAGCCACCTTCTTCGTCGAGGGCACCCTGGGGTCCGGAGTGCCGGTGTCGCTCTCCGAAGCCGCGGCGAAACATGCGCGGGTGCGGCGGCTGGAAGTGGGCGACGAGGTGCGGCTGACGGACGGGCGGGGCACCGTGGCGATGGGGGCGCTGATACGGCTGGATCACCGGGCCGGCGAGGTGGAGGTGGCGTCATGCGCGCGCGTGCCGCGGCCCTCGCCCCTCGCATTGCTCGTGCCCGTGGCCGACCGCGATCGCATGCTCTGGCTGGCCGAGAAGGCCGCCGAGTTGGCCGTCACCGACTGGCGTCCGGTGCTCTACGTGCGGTCGCGCAGCGTGTCGCCGCGCGGCGAGGGCGAGGCATTCGCACGCAAGGTCCGGGCACGGATGATCGGCGCGTTGGAACAATCTGGGGGCGCCTGGCTACCGGCGATCCACAACGAAGCGTCGCTCGGCGAGGCGCTCGCCGCGTGCGCCGATGCGCGCGGCTTGGTGCTCGACGCGGACGGAGCGGCGCTGCCGTCGCTGGCGCCATTCGGCGCGACGGCGATTGCCGTGGGGCCGGAGGGCGGATTGGAGCCGGCCGAGCGCGACGAGTTGGCGGCGTGCGGTTGGCGTGCCGCGTCGCTCGGGGGGACGACGTTACGATTCGAGACGGCGGGGGTCGCGGCGGCCGCGATGGTCCGCGCCGCGCAGGGCCGTTGA
- a CDS encoding histidine triad nucleotide-binding protein, with the protein MSDNCLFCRIARHEIPTTVVVENDQFMAFRDVHPQAPVHILIIPKAHVASLNDIGDFAMVGKMTQLATEIAEQEGIAQRGYRVVMNTNADGGQTVFHLHLHLMGGRSLGWPPG; encoded by the coding sequence GTGTCCGATAATTGTCTGTTCTGCCGCATCGCGCGGCACGAGATACCGACCACCGTCGTCGTGGAGAACGACCAGTTCATGGCGTTCCGCGACGTGCACCCGCAGGCCCCGGTGCACATCCTGATCATCCCCAAGGCGCACGTGGCATCGCTGAACGATATCGGCGATTTCGCGATGGTGGGCAAGATGACGCAACTGGCCACCGAGATCGCCGAGCAGGAGGGCATCGCGCAGCGCGGGTATCGCGTGGTGATGAACACGAATGCCGACGGCGGGCAGACGGTGTTCCATCTGCACCTGCACTTGATGGGCGGGCGGTCGCTGGGCTGGCCGCCGGGGTGA
- a CDS encoding serine/threonine-protein kinase, translated as MTLPGSPADSLFVTFQLALAGRYSIDRELGRGGMGVVYLAREVHLDRPVAIKLLPPERAADPALRDRFLREARLAAKLSHPNIIPIYAVDESTGFVFYAMAYVDGETLAERVRLRGPVSSSEAARIMRDAAWALAHAHSQGLVHRDVKPDNILLESGTGRVLVADFGIAAVSADATGEGISGTPEFMSPEQALGQELDGRSDLYGLGVTAFYALTGRLPFEGRTPTEVLAKQVTEPAAPLLSMGAPVSRKIAAIVDRCLAKSRDQRPASAEAVAAQLGVAIEQRRELPVALRVFAKDGARLNGGGTIIFPFALLGVTVGVSSLFGTAAAYGTLAALGVLSPLAYLVHAAGRLLRQGFAQADVAPAFQAEIEQAREERAAQYGRSLAKFETPLRQLALTSGLGLAGTTIWILGSAFGPRILGPITIPGWGISLFAFCAGSAFLSTLGYLTAVQQRDDVDGNFWKRVWTGRIGRVVFAMARRLVGRRKASAVMTHRATELALGLAAENLFETLPKETRLALGDLPKVLDRLQHDAQLLRAQYNELQEALSEAPDGGASEAYADVRATRDAIHDKLTDTVGALETIRLNLLRLHAGSATVDGLTTHLNIAAEVSREVERLLAAREELEHHLEFPREIATTPA; from the coding sequence ATGACGCTGCCTGGCTCCCCCGCCGATTCGCTGTTCGTCACCTTCCAGCTCGCGCTGGCCGGCCGCTACTCGATTGACCGTGAACTGGGCCGCGGCGGCATGGGGGTCGTCTACCTAGCCCGCGAGGTCCACCTTGACCGGCCGGTGGCCATCAAGCTGCTACCTCCGGAGCGGGCCGCCGACCCCGCCCTGCGCGACCGCTTCCTGCGAGAGGCGCGGCTGGCCGCCAAGCTATCGCACCCGAACATCATCCCGATCTACGCGGTGGACGAGAGCACGGGGTTCGTGTTCTACGCCATGGCCTACGTGGACGGCGAGACGTTGGCGGAACGCGTGCGCCTCCGCGGCCCCGTGTCGAGTTCCGAAGCGGCGCGCATCATGCGCGACGCGGCCTGGGCGCTCGCCCACGCCCATTCGCAAGGACTCGTTCACCGCGACGTGAAGCCGGACAACATCTTGCTGGAATCGGGCACCGGGCGCGTGCTCGTGGCCGACTTCGGCATCGCCGCCGTGAGCGCCGACGCCACCGGCGAGGGAATCTCTGGCACCCCCGAGTTCATGAGCCCTGAGCAGGCGCTGGGGCAGGAGTTGGATGGCCGGAGCGATCTGTACGGACTTGGCGTCACGGCGTTCTACGCGCTCACGGGCCGGTTGCCGTTCGAGGGCAGGACGCCCACCGAGGTGCTGGCCAAGCAGGTCACGGAGCCGGCCGCGCCCCTGCTTTCCATGGGCGCGCCGGTCTCGCGCAAGATCGCGGCGATCGTGGACCGCTGCCTGGCGAAATCGCGGGACCAGCGGCCCGCCAGCGCCGAGGCGGTAGCCGCACAACTCGGTGTGGCGATCGAGCAGCGACGGGAACTGCCGGTTGCGTTGCGCGTCTTCGCGAAAGACGGCGCTCGCCTCAACGGCGGTGGCACTATCATCTTTCCGTTCGCGTTGCTCGGGGTGACGGTCGGCGTGTCCAGCCTGTTCGGGACCGCCGCGGCGTATGGCACCTTGGCCGCGCTGGGCGTGCTCAGTCCGCTGGCCTACCTCGTCCACGCCGCCGGACGGCTCCTCCGCCAGGGCTTCGCTCAGGCCGACGTGGCTCCGGCGTTCCAGGCTGAGATCGAGCAGGCGCGCGAGGAGCGGGCGGCCCAATACGGGCGCAGCCTGGCGAAGTTCGAGACTCCGCTCCGCCAGTTGGCTCTGACATCGGGGCTTGGTCTCGCGGGAACGACCATCTGGATCCTCGGCTCCGCGTTCGGACCCAGGATTCTGGGCCCCATCACCATTCCAGGGTGGGGCATATCGCTTTTCGCATTCTGTGCTGGCAGCGCATTCCTTTCCACGCTGGGGTACCTGACCGCCGTCCAGCAACGTGACGATGTGGACGGGAACTTCTGGAAGCGCGTTTGGACCGGCCGCATCGGCCGCGTCGTGTTCGCCATGGCGCGTCGGCTCGTGGGGCGCCGGAAGGCTTCCGCCGTGATGACGCATCGGGCGACGGAACTGGCGCTCGGACTAGCCGCCGAGAACCTGTTCGAGACGCTACCCAAGGAGACGCGCCTCGCCCTCGGCGATCTGCCGAAGGTGCTGGACCGGCTGCAGCACGATGCGCAGCTGCTCCGCGCCCAGTACAACGAACTGCAGGAGGCGCTGTCCGAGGCGCCGGACGGCGGCGCGTCGGAGGCCTACGCGGACGTGCGAGCCACGCGCGACGCCATCCACGACAAGCTCACCGACACCGTCGGCGCGCTCGAAACCATCCGGCTGAATCTGCTCCGCCTCCACGCCGGCTCGGCCACGGTCGACGGGCTGACGACGCACCTGAACATCGCGGCCGAAGTATCACGCGAGGTGGAGCGCTTGCTCGCTGCCCGCGAGGAACTCGAGCACCACCTCGAGTTCCCGCGCGAGATCGCGACGACGCCGGCCTAG
- the rpsU gene encoding 30S ribosomal protein S21 → MSEVIIHDDENFERALKRFKKKCEKAGILSDLRKHRHYEKPSERRKRKLNAAIRKNRRTRST, encoded by the coding sequence TTGTCGGAAGTCATCATCCACGACGATGAAAACTTCGAGCGCGCGCTCAAGCGCTTCAAGAAGAAGTGCGAGAAGGCCGGAATCCTGTCCGACCTGCGCAAGCATCGTCACTACGAGAAGCCGAGCGAACGCCGCAAGCGCAAGCTCAACGCCGCCATCCGCAAGAACCGCCGGACGCGGTCGACCTAA
- a CDS encoding GatB/YqeY domain-containing protein, with translation MSALIGQLHADLNASRKAHDKPATLLLGTIIADARNREIELHRDLTDEDVVEVLRRGIKKRRESIEMYVTGKREELADKERHEVELLEKYLPAAVDPQEIRAAVKAAIAAGAANVGAVMGKVMPQFKGRAEGGTINAIVREELAPKE, from the coding sequence GTGTCCGCGTTGATTGGGCAGCTGCACGCCGATCTCAACGCGTCGCGGAAAGCGCACGACAAGCCCGCCACGCTCCTGCTCGGCACGATCATCGCCGACGCCAGGAACCGCGAGATCGAACTCCATCGCGACCTCACCGACGAGGACGTGGTCGAGGTACTCCGGCGCGGCATCAAGAAACGGCGCGAGTCGATCGAGATGTACGTGACCGGCAAGCGGGAAGAGCTCGCGGACAAGGAACGCCACGAAGTCGAATTGCTCGAGAAGTATCTGCCCGCCGCCGTGGATCCACAGGAGATCCGCGCCGCCGTCAAGGCGGCGATCGCCGCCGGCGCCGCCAACGTGGGCGCCGTGATGGGCAAGGTCATGCCGCAGTTCAAGGGGCGGGCAGAGGGCGGGACCATCAACGCGATCGTACGCGAGGAACTCGCCCCAAAGGAGTGA
- a CDS encoding endonuclease MutS2, with protein sequence MNAHALAVLEFPRVLALVADRATSSLGAARVRGLAPRIDRAWLDAEHARVAAVRALRAGEAPWHPEPIPDATAALKRLRVAGSRWTAEELRAGGQLLRSSRRTREALTDPRTPAVARAVLDALISKLISQRMVEDAIDRTFDDEGAVRDDASPELKRLRRELRQAEGELVRILERAMAQIPAHHRPVDLSITIRNGRYVIPVRREGRGAVGGIVHDASASGGTLFVEPPAAIEFGNRMRELEAAEVEEIERILTELTERVRPLYEPMVASLDALSELDGLFARARFADEFDCASATLGAPDEGFDIARGRHPLLVAQGIPVVPFDLKMEPSERTLLVSGPNTGGKTVLLKALGLISALAQSGIPAPVGPASRIPVVDDFFADVGDEQSIEASLSTFSAHLKNLAEIIRQATPDSLVLIDELGSGTDPQEGAALGWAILESLTRRGTTTIATTHLGTLKELAAHQAGVVNASLQFDAVALAPTYRLVKGVPGRSYGISIARRLEMPEAIVERAEERIPQNERDTRDLLERLEAQEKELASREAELEAVLEDGRRRMADVARREHAVHEREREVERAARLEARRYLLDARHDIERTIHELKRSGADAIEEAGREARQRAERLAADHAEALAALDAAEARGAAERARGPAAPVALAPGVRVAVGTLGGKPGRIVNVRGAEAVVAVGSLKLTVPLGSLTATAEPQPGETAVAWSGDLPEAHAPSEIDLRGLRVDEAESVVMQAIDSAVRADLRMLRIIHGKGTGALRERVSEMLKKDSRVKQFRLGAWNEGGAGVTVADLA encoded by the coding sequence GTGAACGCCCACGCCCTCGCGGTCCTGGAATTCCCCCGCGTGCTCGCCCTGGTGGCCGACCGCGCCACCTCGTCGCTGGGGGCCGCCCGCGTGCGGGGCCTCGCCCCGCGGATCGACCGTGCGTGGCTCGACGCCGAACACGCCCGGGTGGCTGCCGTGCGCGCCCTGCGCGCGGGCGAGGCCCCCTGGCATCCGGAGCCGATCCCCGACGCCACTGCCGCCCTCAAGCGGCTGCGCGTGGCGGGCAGCCGCTGGACGGCCGAGGAACTGCGCGCCGGCGGTCAGCTGCTCCGCTCGTCGCGCCGCACGCGCGAAGCCCTCACCGACCCCAGGACGCCGGCCGTCGCCCGCGCGGTGCTCGACGCGCTAATTAGCAAACTAATATCGCAGCGCATGGTCGAGGACGCCATCGACCGGACGTTCGATGATGAGGGGGCCGTGCGCGACGACGCGTCGCCCGAACTCAAACGGCTGCGCCGCGAGCTGCGACAGGCGGAGGGCGAGCTGGTGCGCATTCTGGAGCGCGCCATGGCCCAGATCCCGGCGCACCACCGGCCAGTGGACCTCTCAATCACGATCCGCAATGGCCGCTACGTGATCCCGGTACGGCGCGAGGGGCGCGGCGCCGTGGGCGGCATCGTCCACGACGCCTCGGCCAGCGGCGGCACGCTGTTCGTCGAGCCGCCGGCGGCCATCGAGTTCGGAAACCGGATGCGCGAGCTGGAAGCTGCCGAGGTCGAAGAGATCGAACGCATCCTCACCGAGCTGACCGAGCGGGTGCGCCCCCTGTACGAGCCCATGGTTGCTTCGCTCGACGCGCTCTCCGAACTCGACGGGCTGTTCGCGCGCGCCCGGTTCGCCGATGAATTCGACTGCGCCAGCGCCACGCTCGGCGCACCGGACGAAGGGTTCGACATCGCCCGTGGCCGGCATCCGCTGCTCGTGGCCCAGGGCATTCCCGTCGTCCCGTTCGACCTCAAGATGGAGCCCTCCGAGCGCACCCTGCTGGTGTCGGGCCCCAATACCGGTGGCAAGACCGTGCTGCTCAAAGCGCTGGGGCTCATCTCGGCGCTCGCGCAGTCGGGCATCCCCGCGCCGGTGGGACCGGCGTCGCGCATTCCCGTGGTGGACGACTTCTTCGCCGATGTCGGCGACGAGCAGTCCATCGAGGCCAGTCTCTCCACCTTCAGCGCGCACCTCAAGAACCTGGCCGAGATCATCCGTCAGGCCACGCCCGACTCCCTCGTCCTGATCGATGAGTTGGGCTCGGGAACGGACCCACAGGAGGGCGCGGCCTTGGGCTGGGCAATTCTCGAGTCCCTCACGCGGCGCGGCACGACGACCATTGCCACCACGCACCTGGGCACGCTCAAGGAACTGGCGGCGCACCAAGCCGGCGTGGTGAACGCCTCGCTCCAGTTCGACGCCGTGGCCCTCGCGCCGACGTATCGGCTGGTCAAAGGCGTGCCGGGACGGTCGTACGGGATCAGCATCGCGCGGCGGCTGGAGATGCCCGAGGCGATCGTCGAGCGGGCCGAGGAGCGGATTCCACAGAACGAACGCGACACGCGGGATCTGCTGGAACGGCTGGAGGCCCAGGAGAAGGAGCTGGCATCGCGGGAGGCCGAGTTGGAGGCCGTGCTCGAGGACGGCCGCCGCCGCATGGCGGACGTAGCCCGCCGCGAGCATGCCGTGCATGAGCGCGAACGCGAGGTGGAGCGCGCGGCGCGCCTCGAAGCCCGCCGCTATCTGCTCGATGCCCGCCACGACATTGAGCGGACGATCCACGAACTCAAGCGGTCGGGCGCCGACGCGATCGAAGAAGCGGGGAGGGAAGCGCGGCAGCGCGCCGAACGGCTGGCCGCCGACCATGCCGAAGCCTTGGCGGCGCTCGACGCGGCCGAGGCACGCGGGGCCGCCGAGCGGGCTCGGGGGCCGGCGGCCCCCGTGGCGCTCGCCCCGGGCGTGCGTGTGGCGGTGGGCACGTTGGGGGGCAAACCTGGGCGGATCGTGAACGTGCGCGGCGCCGAAGCCGTGGTGGCCGTGGGGTCGCTCAAACTCACCGTGCCGCTGGGTTCGCTGACCGCGACCGCCGAGCCGCAGCCCGGAGAAACGGCGGTCGCGTGGTCGGGTGACCTCCCCGAAGCGCACGCCCCGAGCGAGATTGATCTGCGTGGCCTGCGAGTGGACGAAGCGGAGAGCGTGGTGATGCAAGCGATCGATTCGGCGGTGCGCGCCGATCTGCGCATGCTTCGCATCATTCACGGCAAGGGCACCGGTGCCCTGCGCGAGCGCGTCTCGGAGATGCTCAAGAAGGATTCCCGTGTGAAGCAATTCCGACTGGGCGCCTGGAACGAGGGTGGCGCGGGCGTGACCGTGGCGGATCTGGCGTGA